The Candidatus Hydrogenedentota bacterium genomic sequence ACTCACCCGCTGCATGTCGGGTTTTAGACCGGCGGCATAACGCTCCAAAGCCAAATACTCTAGCACGTTTCCCGCCCCCTGCGCGAACACTTCCCGCACGAGCGCTTCGCCATCGTCGCGATCCGCCGCGCCGTTTTCTCCGGCCGTTTCGAGGACGCGTTCGCCTTACCGGCCCCGGGATACGGTGCGGCAACAAAAACGCGCCACGGAAGACTTGGACGACCCGGAGCGGAAAGGGCCGCAGGCTCCATCCCCGTTCCCCATCGCGGATTGGGAAAGAGCCATGACTGCTCCCGGCGCGGCAGCGGGTGTCTTCCCGGCTTGTGTTTTTCCTATAATCCGCCATCCATGCAGGAAGGAGCGCGGGGAAATGTCCAGGCACGAGCAGACGGGCGATGCGGGGGGCGCGGGTTCCAGCCGCGGCAGTCAGGTCAGGTACGTGACGCTCATTTCGCTGGTGGCGGCGCTGGGCGGGTTGCTGTTCGGCTACGACACGGCGGTGATCAATGGCGCCATCGGCTATCTGAGCGTGCATTTCCAGCTGGACGCGTTCTGGAAGGGCTGGGCGACGGCGAGCGCGCTCGTGGGCTGCATTGTCGGCGCGTGCTTCGCGGGCGTGCTGAGCGACCGGTTCGGCCGCAAGAAGGTAATGCTGTTGTCGGCGGTGCTGTTTGCGGTGTCGGCCGTATGGTCGGCGATCCCGCGGGGGCTGGCCGAGTTCGCGTGGGCGCGCATGATCGGCGGGTTCGGCGTGGGCGCTGCGTCGATCCTGTCGCCGTTGTACATCGCCGAAATCTCGCCCGCGCGCATCCGGGGCCGGCTTGTGTCCGTGAACCAGCTCACCATCGTCTCAGGCATGCTGGTCGTGTATTTCGTGAACGCGATCATCGCCGCGCGGGGCGAAGCGACGGACCTGTACCAGGCGGCGGGCGCGGCCATGCAAGACCTGAACCCGAAAAGCTGGAACGTCTTATACGGATGGCGGTGGATGTTCGGTTCGGAGACGCTGCCCGCCGTGCTGTTTCTGATATGTCTCCTCTTCGTGCCGGAAAGCCCGCGCTGGCTGGTCAAGCAGCACCGGCACGGCGAGGCGCTCCGCGTGCTCACGCGCGTCAACGGCGCGGACGGCGCGGCGCGGGAATCGGCCGCGATTGCGAACGCACTGGCGCAGGAACATCTCTCGTTGCGGCAGTTGTTCCGGCCCGGCATTCGATTCGCGTTGCTTCTGGGCGTGATCCTGGCCGTGCTGCAGCAGATTACCGGGATCAACGTGATTCTGTATTACGGCGCGGAGATTTTCCAGGGCGCGGGCCTGAAATCGACGCACGCGATTTACCAGACGGTCATCGTCGGCGCAGTGAACGTCGCATTCACGCTGGTGGCGATCTGGGTCGTCGACAAGTTGGGCCGGAAACCGCTGCTTTTGTGCGCTTCGGCGGGCATGGGCCTCTCGTTGTTCCTGGTGGGCGCATTGTACACGCCGGGCAAGACGGAAGGGCCCTGGGTGCTGATCTTCATCCTTACGTATGTGGCGTCGTTCGCCGTGGCAATGGGCCCCGTCGTCTGGGTGGTCTTGTCCGAGATATTCCCGACGCGCGTCCGCGGCGCGGCCATGTCGGTCGCGGTGGTATGTCTGTGGACCGCTAATTTCCTCGTCACGCAGTTCTATCCGCCGCTGATGGACGCGCTTGGCGGCAAGGCGTATCATCTGTTCGGCGCGATGTGCGTTGTGGCGTTCCTGTTTGTCGCGTGGTTCATCCCCGAGACGAAAGGAAAGACCCTCGAGGAAATCGAGCGACGCTGGTTGCCTGTCTCATCGTCGCGCGAAGCGTGAGGCGCCATGGCGGACACGGGAAAACAGCCGGTTCCCCGGGAACAACAGGTCAAGTACTCGTTCTTGAGCATTTTGACGGGGTCCGACTTGTCGCGGCGGCGGCTGCCCATGATGACCGCCACGAGCGCGCAGCCCGGGCCGGTAGTGTGGCTGACCGCGTGCGGGCACGGCGACGAAGTCGGCGGCATGGTCATCATCCAGGAGATCTTCAAGCGCCTGCGCAAATCGCCGCTGCGCCGGGGGGCGCTGCACGCGTTCCCGCTGATGAACCCCCTCGGTTTCGAGACGGCGTCCCGTCACATCACGCCCACGGAAGAAGACCTCAACCGGTCCTTTCCCGGCAGCCGCACGGGTTCGCTCGGCGAACGTATCGCGCACCGCATTTTTACCGCCATCATGGAAACCGAGCCGGCGTTCGTGCTCGACCTGCACAACGACTGGATGAAGTCGATTCCCTACACGTTGCTCGACCCGTTTCCCGGGGCGAATCACGGCGCCGTCTACGAGCGCGCGAGCGAAGTCAGCCAGGCCGCCGGATTCCTCGTCATCCGCGACACGGAGGAAGCACACCGCACGCTGTCGTACAGTCTGCTCCGGCACGACGTGCCCGCGCTCACGCTCGAACTCGGCGGCTCCTACGTCGTCGATGAGCACCTGACGCGGCTGGGCCGCGGCGCCATCTGGCGTGTGCTCACGCACCTCGGACTTACGGAACCCGTCGATGAACCGCCCGAGCATCCCGTGCCCGGCGACCTGCGCGACCAATTGCTCCGTTACATCGACGCGCCCATGGCTTCGACCAGTGGCGTCATCCGCTTCCTGGTCGAGCCCGGACGCCGCGTGAAGCAGGGGCAACCCGTCGCGCGTACTTACAATGCCTTCGGCAAACTGCAAGAGACCCTGGCTGCGCCGTGCGACGGCATCATTCTCGGCCATGCGGATTCGTCCGTTGTGTTTCCNNNNNNNNNNNNNNNNNNNNNNNNNNNNNNNNNNNNNNNNNNNNNNNNNNNNNNNNNNNNNNNNNNNNNNNNNNNNNNNNNNNNNNNNNNNNNNNNNNNNGACGCCGCGTGAAGCAGGGGCAACCCGTCGCGCGTACTTACAATGCCTTCGGCAAACTGCAAGAGACCCTGGCTGCGCCGTGCGACGGCATCATTCTCGGCCATGCGGATTCGTCCGTTGTGTTTCCTGGCATGCGTTGCATGGCCTTCGGCTGCCCGCAGGCGGAGGGTCTGGGGGGCCGGGGCCAGGAGCCGGGGACGCCGTGTTCATCCGGTGCATCTTGAAACTATCCCAGAACCCGCGTGACGGGCAGAATCGCCCGTTCGACAGGGAGATACCGTTCAAAGAGCCAGGTCGTCTTTGCCCGAGCTTCGTAGGGGCGAGACATGCCTCGCCCCCCACGACAGGAATAAATCAGCTTTGGGGATAGCTTTTTGTCCTTCTCGTCCCTGCAGCCCATCATCTGGGGCAAGGAAAGGAGGGTTCTCCCTGACTTCAGGTCAGCATGGCCGGCAGGCCCGGCAAACGCGGTATTGGTCAGGGGCGGGGCGGCGGTGCTACACTATAGACAGTTTGTGACCGTGACTTGGCGGTATGTGAGGCATGATCGAAGTTGTCTGTTACCAATGCGGGCTGCGCATTCTGGTGCCCCCCTCCGTACAGGGAAAGGAGGGCGTTTGCTTCAATTGCCAGGCTCCCATCCGGGTACCGAGCGCGGTCCTGCGCGAAACGCATTTGAACCTGGCCTTCGAGCGCGGCGACCGGATAGGCGACCGGTACGTCATCGAGGAGCGCATCGGCAAGGGCGGGATGGGCGCGGTCTATCGCGCGCATGACACGCTGGTGGATGAGCCGGTGGCGCTCAAGTTCATGCATCCGGAACTGCTGCGCACGGAAAAAGGCCGGCAGATGTTCATCCAGGAGGCGCAAATCGCGCGGCGGCTGCGTCATGAGAACATCGTCGCCGTCCACGATGTAGCCTGGACGAGCGAGGGCATCCTCTACCTGTCGATGGAATTCCTGAGCGGGCAATCGCTGCGCGCGTTTCTGCGAAAGAAACGGAACGATCGCCGCCTGGTCGAGGTCCGTCTGGCGGTGACCGTGCTGAAACAGGTTCTGGCCGCGCTGGAATACGCGCACCGCACCGTCATCCATCGCGATATCAAGCCGGAAAACGTGTTCCTGCTTGTGAGTGAACGGGTCAAGATGCTGGATTTCGGCCTGGCCAAGGTCGTACACGAGGAACTGTTTGGCGCCCCCGTGGCGGCGGCAGCCACGGGACGCGTCGTAGGCACGCTGGGCTATGCGGCGCCTGAACAACGGCTGCGCCGCACGGTAGACCTGCGCGCGGACTTGTACTCGGTGGGCCTGTTGCTCTATGAGCTGTTCACGCTGCGCACACCGCTGGACGAGTTCGTGCCCGTGCCGCAGGTGCGGGAGGACGTATCGCCGGGTTTGCAGGCCGTGCTCGACCGCGCGCTGGCGGAGGAAAAGGAGCGCCGCTGGCAATCGGCCACGGAGTTCCGGAACGCGCTCGAGGAAGCCTTTGAAACGGCCTACGGCAGGAGCACAGTCCAGATGCTCTCGCCCACGACCGACAAGGAACCCTCGACGGAGGGCATGGTCTACCTTGAAGGCGGCAACTTTCTCATGGGCAGCAATGACGTGCGCGACGAGGCCCCGGAGGAGGAAGTCTACGTCGGCCCATTCTGGATGGACGTGCACCCGGTCACGGTAGGCGAATTCGCGCGGTTTCTGCAGGCGACGAGCCACCCCGAGCCAAGATTCTGGCGCGACCCGCAGTATAACGGGCCGGACCAGCCGGTTGTCGGGGTAACATGGGCCGAGGCGCGGGCCTATGCGAAGTGGCAGGGCAAGGACCTGCCCACGGAAGCACAGTGGGAATTCGCCGCGCGCGGCAAGGAAAACCGGCGTTACCCCTGGGGCAACCTGCCGCCCGAACCGACGTTGTGCAATTTCGGCGACAACCTGGGCATGCCGTCGATTATCTCGATGCACGAACGGGGCGCCACGCCGGAGGGCATCCAAGACATGGCCGGCAATATCATGGAGTGGACGCAGGATGCGTTCGTGCCCTATCCGGTCGCAAGGCGCACTTCCGGCAACGGGGCGCAGAACGCGCCGCGGAAGGCCGTGCGCGGCGGCTGCTGGAATTCGCGGCCCGGGGAACTGACCAGTACCGCGCGCAAGGGCCTGTTTCCCGAGTCCCGGCTCAACACCGTCGGGTTCCGCTGCGTCGTACCCGTGCGGAACAAGAGATAAGGGCTTGGGGCTGGAACGGGCTCATGCCGTCCGCCCCGGTGATTTCTCCCGGAGCGGCCCTTCAGCCTTCCGCCTTCCTCACATCCGCGCCGATGACGATCAAGTCGACTGCGCCCATGAGCAGCAGGAAAAGCATGCCCAGCGTCGTGAATGCGGTTTTAAGGATGTAGGAGAGGTGGCCCAGCAAATCGCCACTCCCGGCCTTGCCGAAGGCGACGAAGACCAGCACGACGCACGGCGCGAGCAAAAGCAGCAGGAAGTGCGCGTTCCAGAGCCGGTTGAGCAGCCGCGCCCGCAAGGCGG encodes the following:
- a CDS encoding sugar porter family MFS transporter, producing the protein MSRHEQTGDAGGAGSSRGSQVRYVTLISLVAALGGLLFGYDTAVINGAIGYLSVHFQLDAFWKGWATASALVGCIVGACFAGVLSDRFGRKKVMLLSAVLFAVSAVWSAIPRGLAEFAWARMIGGFGVGAASILSPLYIAEISPARIRGRLVSVNQLTIVSGMLVVYFVNAIIAARGEATDLYQAAGAAMQDLNPKSWNVLYGWRWMFGSETLPAVLFLICLLFVPESPRWLVKQHRHGEALRVLTRVNGADGAARESAAIANALAQEHLSLRQLFRPGIRFALLLGVILAVLQQITGINVILYYGAEIFQGAGLKSTHAIYQTVIVGAVNVAFTLVAIWVVDKLGRKPLLLCASAGMGLSLFLVGALYTPGKTEGPWVLIFILTYVASFAVAMGPVVWVVLSEIFPTRVRGAAMSVAVVCLWTANFLVTQFYPPLMDALGGKAYHLFGAMCVVAFLFVAWFIPETKGKTLEEIERRWLPVSSSREA
- a CDS encoding succinylglutamate desuccinylase/aspartoacylase family protein, translated to MADTGKQPVPREQQVKYSFLSILTGSDLSRRRLPMMTATSAQPGPVVWLTACGHGDEVGGMVIIQEIFKRLRKSPLRRGALHAFPLMNPLGFETASRHITPTEEDLNRSFPGSRTGSLGERIAHRIFTAIMETEPAFVLDLHNDWMKSIPYTLLDPFPGANHGAVYERASEVSQAAGFLVIRDTEEAHRTLSYSLLRHDVPALTLELGGSYVVDEHLTRLGRGAIWRVLTHLGLTEPVDEPPEHPVPGDLRDQLLRYIDAPMASTSGVIRFLVEPGRRVKQGQPVARTYNAFGKLQETLAAPCDGIILGHADSSVVFP
- a CDS encoding SUMF1/EgtB/PvdO family nonheme iron enzyme; its protein translation is MIEVVCYQCGLRILVPPSVQGKEGVCFNCQAPIRVPSAVLRETHLNLAFERGDRIGDRYVIEERIGKGGMGAVYRAHDTLVDEPVALKFMHPELLRTEKGRQMFIQEAQIARRLRHENIVAVHDVAWTSEGILYLSMEFLSGQSLRAFLRKKRNDRRLVEVRLAVTVLKQVLAALEYAHRTVIHRDIKPENVFLLVSERVKMLDFGLAKVVHEELFGAPVAAAATGRVVGTLGYAAPEQRLRRTVDLRADLYSVGLLLYELFTLRTPLDEFVPVPQVREDVSPGLQAVLDRALAEEKERRWQSATEFRNALEEAFETAYGRSTVQMLSPTTDKEPSTEGMVYLEGGNFLMGSNDVRDEAPEEEVYVGPFWMDVHPVTVGEFARFLQATSHPEPRFWRDPQYNGPDQPVVGVTWAEARAYAKWQGKDLPTEAQWEFAARGKENRRYPWGNLPPEPTLCNFGDNLGMPSIISMHERGATPEGIQDMAGNIMEWTQDAFVPYPVARRTSGNGAQNAPRKAVRGGCWNSRPGELTSTARKGLFPESRLNTVGFRCVVPVRNKR